A section of the Girardinichthys multiradiatus isolate DD_20200921_A chromosome 5, DD_fGirMul_XY1, whole genome shotgun sequence genome encodes:
- the LOC124868867 gene encoding ATP-dependent RNA helicase DDX39A has product MAENDVDNELLDYEEDEEPQGLPESGTPANKKEVKGSYVSIHSSGFRDFLLKPELLRAIVDCGFEHPSEVQHECIPQAILGMDILCQAKSGMGKTAVFVLATLQQIEPVDGQVSVLVMCHTRELAFQISKEYERFSKYMPSVKVSVFFGGLAIKKDEDVLKKNCPHIVVGTPGRTLALIRNKTLSVKNIKHFVLDECDKMLEQLDMRRDVQEIFRLTPHEKQVMMFSATLSKEIRPVCRKFMQDPMEVFVDDETKLTLHGLQQYYCKLKDSEKNRKLFDLLDVLEFNQVVIFVKSVNRCVALSQLLVEQNFPAIAIHRGMTQEERLSRYQQFKDFQRRILVATNLFGRGMDIERVNIVFNYDMPEDSDTYLHRVARAGRFGTKGLAITFVSDEADAKTLNEVQDRFEVNVAELPDEIDISSYIEQSR; this is encoded by the exons ATGGCAGAGAATGACGTTGATAATGAACTTCTGGACTACGAGGAGGACGAGGAGCCCCAGGGACTCCCAGAGAGCGGTACCCCTGCCAACAAGAAGGAGGTGAAAGGGTCCTATGTATCCATCCACAGCTCGGGATTCAGAGACTTTCTCCTCAAACCAGAGCTGCTCCGCGCCATTGTTGACTGTGGTTTTGAACATCCTTCAGAAG TTCAACATGAGTGTATTCCCCAAGCTATCCTTGGCATGGATATTCTGTGTCAGGCCAAGTCTGGTATGGGAAAAACGGCTGTGTTTGTGTTAGCCACGCTGCAGCAAATTGAACCTGTGGATGGCCAG GTGTCTGTTCTTGTGATGTGCCACACACGTGAACTGGCCTTCCAGATTAGCAAAGAGTACGAGCGCTTCTCCAAGTACATGCCCAGTGTCAAGGTGTCTGTGTTCTTCGGCGGCCTGGCTATCAAGAAGGACGAAGATGTCTTGAAGAAGAACTGCCCTCACATTGTTGTAGGAACCCCCGGCCGCACACTGGCCCTCATTCGTAACAAGACTCTCAgtgtgaagaacatcaaacacttTGTGCTTGATGAGTGCGATAAGATGCTGGAGCAGCTGG aCATGAGGCGGGACGTGCAGGAAATCTTTAGACTGACGCCTCACGAGAAGCAAGTTATGATGTTCAGTGCAACACTAAGCAAGGAGATCCGTCCAGTCTGCCGCAAGTTCATGCAGGAT CCCATGGAGGTGTTTGTGGACGATGAGACCAAACTGACTCTGCACGGCTTACAGCAGTATTACTGCAAGCTGAAGGACAGCGAGAAGAACAGAAAGCTGTTTGACCTTCTGGATGTACTCGAGTTTAATCAG GTGGTGATCTTTGTCAAGTCTGTGAATCGTTGTGTTGCCCTGTCCCAGCTGCTGGTGGAGCAGAACTTCCCTGCTATAGCCATCCACAGGGGGATGACACAGGAGGAGAG ATTATCCCGGTACCAGCAGTTTAAAGACTTCCAGAGGCGGATCTTGGTGGCCACCAACCTGTTCGGCCGAGGCATGGACATCGAGAGAGTCAACATTGTCTTCAACTACGACATGCCTGAGGATTCTGATACATACCTTCACAGA GTGGCCCGGGCAGGCAGGTTTGGAACCAAAGGCCTGGCCATTACCTTTGTTTCAGATGAAGCCGACGCCAAGACCCTGAATGAAGTCCAAGACCGCTTTGAGGTCAATGTAGCTGAGCTACCTGATGAGATCGACATCTCCTCCTACA tTGAACAGTCCAGATGA